Proteins from a genomic interval of Parvivirga hydrogeniphila:
- a CDS encoding PEGA domain-containing protein, whose protein sequence is MAGRHARRRPRRARSRSSPLVIDRAVPKVGGAYRAAPTGRPRVDAAPRRRYGRKRSTGRLLAGVLVLAALAGLAAFLLTRPAAITVRATPSDAVIVLDGSISATGTLEAREVTPGAHTVRVTRKGFAPVERAITAKRMRTARLSLTLAPLPLEVSVRTEPSGATCTIECADGSTVETLTPCTVRAPAGQTTVRLTKTGRNPFERRVFLDEPLAISCILDPEGQLLHGLGTIATSGAPKGVSITPDGREVWTSILNGPPSIEIFDVRTGKRTGEIDLGEHGAVEVIFNRVGTLAYTSQMETARCFEIDVKTRRVLRAFDTKSAWTKWVELSPDEKTLYASNWSGDDVSIIDLATGALVKRVPVSNTPRGMYATADGTTLYVGGFDSGQLDRIDLATGKVTAAFTGGKALRHLVGDERTGRLYISDMAADCVWVHDMRTGTTKKLVDTDEKPNTIVLSPDGRVLFVSCRGENNPKSYYLPGPEWGSILVFDALTGRPLDAVVCGNQPTALDISADGRLLVSSDFLDNRLRLYEVPPYETLLKGGGGRYEAHFAEIKKR, encoded by the coding sequence ATGGCCGGCCGGCACGCACGACGCAGGCCGAGACGTGCGCGGAGCCGCTCCTCGCCGCTCGTCATCGACCGCGCGGTGCCGAAGGTCGGCGGGGCGTATCGGGCGGCGCCTACCGGGCGGCCGCGCGTGGACGCAGCGCCTCGTCGACGGTACGGCCGCAAGCGCAGCACCGGTCGTTTGCTCGCAGGCGTGCTCGTCCTCGCGGCCCTCGCGGGACTCGCGGCGTTCCTGCTCACGCGTCCCGCCGCGATAACCGTCCGCGCCACGCCGTCGGATGCGGTCATCGTCCTCGACGGCTCGATCTCGGCCACCGGGACGCTCGAGGCCCGCGAAGTGACGCCTGGCGCTCACACCGTCCGCGTGACGCGCAAAGGCTTCGCGCCCGTCGAGCGCGCCATCACCGCGAAACGCATGCGCACCGCGCGCCTGAGCCTCACGCTCGCCCCGTTGCCCCTCGAAGTGAGCGTGCGCACCGAACCGTCGGGGGCGACCTGCACCATCGAATGCGCCGACGGAAGCACCGTCGAGACGCTCACGCCCTGCACCGTGCGAGCGCCTGCGGGCCAGACCACCGTCCGGCTCACGAAGACCGGGCGGAATCCGTTCGAGCGCCGCGTGTTCCTCGACGAGCCGCTTGCGATCTCGTGCATCCTCGACCCCGAGGGCCAGCTGCTGCACGGGCTCGGCACCATCGCCACCTCCGGCGCGCCCAAAGGCGTGTCGATCACCCCTGATGGCCGCGAAGTGTGGACGAGCATCCTCAACGGCCCGCCGTCCATCGAGATCTTCGATGTCCGCACGGGCAAGCGCACAGGCGAGATCGACCTCGGCGAGCACGGCGCCGTGGAGGTCATCTTCAACCGCGTGGGCACCCTGGCGTACACCTCGCAGATGGAGACCGCCCGATGCTTCGAGATCGACGTCAAGACGCGTCGCGTCCTGCGCGCCTTCGACACGAAAAGCGCATGGACGAAGTGGGTGGAGCTCTCGCCCGACGAAAAGACGCTGTACGCGAGCAACTGGTCGGGAGACGACGTCTCCATCATCGACCTCGCCACCGGCGCGCTTGTCAAGCGCGTGCCCGTGTCGAACACGCCGCGCGGGATGTACGCGACGGCCGACGGCACGACCCTCTACGTCGGCGGCTTCGACAGCGGCCAGCTCGACCGCATCGACCTTGCGACCGGCAAGGTGACGGCCGCTTTCACGGGCGGCAAGGCGCTGCGGCACCTCGTCGGCGACGAGCGCACGGGACGGCTGTACATCTCGGACATGGCAGCTGACTGCGTGTGGGTCCACGACATGCGCACCGGGACCACCAAGAAGCTCGTCGACACCGACGAGAAACCCAACACCATCGTCCTGTCTCCCGATGGGCGCGTCCTGTTCGTGAGCTGCCGTGGCGAGAACAATCCGAAGTCCTACTACCTCCCTGGGCCCGAGTGGGGCTCGATCCTCGTATTCGACGCGCTCACCGGCCGGCCGCTCGACGCCGTCGTGTGCGGGAACCAGCCGACCGCGCTCGACATCAGCGCCGACGGGCGGCTGCTGGTGTCGAGCGACTTCCTCGACAACCGCTTGCGCCTCTACGAAGTGCCTCCGTACGAGACGCTTCTGAAGGGCGGGGGCGGCCGATACGAGGCTCACTTCGCGGAGATTAAGAAGCGCTGA
- a CDS encoding SDR family NAD(P)-dependent oxidoreductase, which produces MSRLSGAVVVITGSTRGIGRSIASGCAERGATVVVSSRSDDAVRRTVHEFAASGWRASGIACDVSRHEDVEALFEHAIDYHGRVDVWVNNAGLSAGYRYLDEVSPDELEAIVRTNVLGTMFGCRLLVPYFREHGGVLLNVGGRGFRGDATPHTAAYAATKAAVASVTKSVAAENRDAPAIHVHMLVPGMVPTAFYEDIAVSPRLESSRHDVARALDAFGVSLAEVAAKTATILDGPAWSGTGRTFTLLPRTRVVAGIARMVFGRRRRHAEGP; this is translated from the coding sequence ATGAGCCGCCTCTCCGGCGCTGTCGTGGTCATCACCGGATCGACCCGCGGCATCGGGCGTTCCATCGCCAGCGGCTGCGCCGAGCGGGGCGCGACCGTCGTCGTTTCGTCCCGGAGCGACGACGCCGTTCGCCGCACCGTCCACGAGTTCGCGGCCTCCGGCTGGCGGGCCTCCGGGATCGCGTGCGACGTGTCGCGCCACGAAGACGTCGAGGCGCTGTTCGAGCACGCCATCGACTACCACGGGCGCGTGGACGTGTGGGTGAACAACGCGGGGCTCTCCGCCGGCTACCGCTACTTGGACGAGGTGTCGCCGGACGAGCTCGAGGCGATCGTTCGCACGAACGTGCTCGGGACGATGTTCGGGTGTCGGCTTCTCGTGCCGTACTTCCGCGAGCACGGCGGCGTGCTCCTGAACGTCGGTGGCCGCGGCTTCCGCGGAGATGCGACCCCGCACACCGCCGCCTACGCCGCCACCAAAGCGGCGGTGGCGAGCGTGACCAAAAGCGTCGCCGCGGAGAACCGCGACGCGCCAGCGATCCACGTGCACATGCTCGTCCCAGGCATGGTGCCTACCGCCTTTTACGAGGACATCGCCGTGAGCCCGCGGCTCGAGAGCAGCAGACACGACGTCGCGCGAGCGCTGGACGCTTTCGGCGTGTCGCTTGCCGAGGTCGCTGCGAAGACCGCCACGATACTGGACGGCCCGGCGTGGAGCGGCACCGGGCGCACCTTCACGCTGCTTCCGCGCACCCGCGTCGTCGCGGGCATCGCGCGCATGGTGTTCGGGCGACGGCGACGGCACGCGGAGGGGCCGTGA
- a CDS encoding TIGR00725 family protein yields the protein MRTVIGVMGSGHPLDAAGEAQARALGRLIAQAGYVLLTGGRASGVMDACSAGAKEAGGLVVGVLPDADASSASRHLDVAIRTGMGDARNVINVLSSDAVIALPGGAGTLSEVAHTLKAGKPVIVVGWDPGPALRAAGRILDASTPEEAIALAREVIGR from the coding sequence ATGCGGACGGTCATCGGCGTCATGGGCTCGGGGCACCCGCTGGATGCAGCGGGCGAGGCGCAGGCGCGGGCCCTGGGGCGCCTCATCGCGCAGGCCGGCTACGTCCTGCTCACCGGCGGACGGGCCTCCGGCGTGATGGACGCGTGCTCTGCCGGCGCCAAAGAGGCGGGCGGGCTGGTTGTCGGCGTGCTGCCTGACGCGGACGCTTCCTCGGCCAGCCGCCACCTCGACGTCGCGATCCGCACCGGCATGGGCGACGCTCGCAACGTCATCAATGTGTTGTCGAGCGACGCCGTCATCGCGCTTCCCGGCGGAGCGGGCACGCTGTCCGAAGTGGCGCACACGCTCAAGGCCGGGAAGCCCGTGATCGTGGTCGGCTGGGACCCTGGGCCTGCACTGAGAGCCGCCGGACGCATCCTCGACGCCTCGACTCCCGAAGAAGCCATCGCGCTCGCCCGCGAGGTGATCGGCCGATGA
- a CDS encoding SIMPL domain-containing protein, which produces MKNALRMALVALVAALALAAAGCQTKVVTDSAAQRVDTVTARGTGTVHASPDQAEMSFGLTARRTDAKEALSVASKAATTIADALKKAGIPAEDIQTQNVSVSPEYTGGDRGTPPRVTGYAASISVRAKVRDIGKLGDVIAAATDAGATEISGPVFTLSEDAMAASDAIEKAVEDARRRATAMAKAAGKQVGAVISMSEADVASPPIYYDLGYRAAAEAVPIEPGQLDVTARISVVFELK; this is translated from the coding sequence ATGAAGAACGCACTGAGAATGGCCCTTGTGGCGCTCGTGGCAGCGCTGGCTCTGGCAGCTGCGGGCTGTCAGACGAAGGTGGTCACGGACAGCGCGGCCCAGCGAGTCGACACCGTCACGGCGCGCGGCACCGGGACCGTGCACGCATCTCCAGACCAGGCCGAGATGAGCTTCGGGCTCACCGCCCGGCGCACCGACGCCAAGGAGGCGCTGTCGGTCGCGTCGAAAGCCGCCACCACGATCGCCGATGCGCTCAAGAAGGCCGGCATACCTGCGGAAGACATCCAGACGCAGAACGTCTCGGTATCGCCCGAGTACACCGGGGGCGACAGGGGCACGCCGCCGCGCGTGACCGGGTACGCGGCGTCCATCTCCGTCCGCGCGAAGGTGCGGGACATCGGCAAACTCGGCGATGTGATCGCCGCCGCCACCGACGCCGGTGCTACCGAGATCTCCGGCCCGGTCTTCACGCTGTCTGAAGACGCCATGGCCGCGAGCGACGCGATCGAGAAGGCGGTCGAGGACGCGCGCCGGCGAGCGACAGCGATGGCCAAGGCGGCGGGCAAGCAGGTCGGTGCGGTCATCAGCATGAGCGAGGCTGACGTCGCCTCGCCGCCGATCTACTACGACCTCGGATACCGCGCTGCAGCCGAGGCGGTCCCGATCGAGCCGGGGCAGCTCGACGTGACCGCACGCATCAGCGTGGTCTTCGAGCTGAAGTAG
- the tadA gene encoding tRNA adenosine(34) deaminase TadA, producing the protein MEADAAYMALALEEARAAADEGEVPIGAVVVCDGAVIARAHNRRETDEDPTAHAEMIAIREAARRLGRWRLSDCTVYVTLEPCPMCAGAMHQSRIDRLVFGAFDPKAGAVGTLYDLSSDERLNHRFSVTSGVLSDECAALLRQFFERLRQERGDER; encoded by the coding sequence GTGGAAGCGGACGCAGCATACATGGCGCTTGCGCTCGAGGAGGCGAGAGCCGCAGCAGACGAGGGCGAGGTGCCGATCGGCGCCGTGGTCGTGTGCGACGGCGCTGTCATCGCGCGGGCGCACAACCGGCGCGAGACGGACGAGGACCCCACTGCGCACGCCGAGATGATCGCCATCCGGGAAGCGGCACGGCGCCTCGGCAGGTGGCGCCTGTCGGACTGCACGGTGTACGTGACGCTGGAGCCATGCCCCATGTGTGCGGGCGCGATGCACCAGTCACGCATCGATAGGCTCGTCTTCGGGGCTTTCGATCCGAAGGCCGGCGCGGTGGGGACCCTGTACGACCTTTCGAGCGACGAGCGGCTCAACCACCGTTTCTCGGTGACGAGCGGCGTGCTTTCAGACGAGTGCGCAGCCTTGCTTCGGCAGTTTTTTGAACGTCTTCGGCAAGAACGCGGCGACGAGCGGTAG
- a CDS encoding sensor histidine kinase, with product MRLTRVVLSLVQNIAILVALTVATQAVTRRFEPGSRRRALLLGTLFGATAVLGMMTPFRAAEGIIYDGRSIVLGIAGLFGGPGTAAVAASIAAAYRMHLGGAGTWAGVATIVESAVLGVALFYHRRQAGHLFWWELLALGIAIHAGMLACQVVFLPSGRGLEIAPRIAIPVLTVYPVGLMLVARLMLDEEERHQRIEELRALNATLERMVDERTEELQAANEELEQTNEELMRALAEIDAASQSKSAFLRAMSHELRTPLNSVIGFADLLASGLAGPLTEEQAKQVGMIRDAGRHLLELVNQTLDLARIEAGRLDLSFDDLDARDLATSVVESLRPEADAKGLAVRTELPDEPVPLRTDPLRAREILTNLVANAVKFTETGSVTVTVSREDDRVAFAVSDTGPGISPEDARRIFLEFVQGTGPEDRRAIPGAGLGLTISKRLAEALGGTLELASEVGRGSTFTLTLPAQPLDTAGRQP from the coding sequence ATGAGGCTGACGCGCGTGGTCCTCTCGCTCGTCCAGAACATCGCCATCCTCGTGGCGCTCACGGTGGCCACGCAGGCCGTGACGCGTCGTTTCGAGCCAGGTTCCCGACGACGCGCGCTGCTTCTCGGCACGCTGTTCGGCGCGACCGCCGTCTTAGGGATGATGACGCCGTTCAGAGCGGCCGAGGGCATCATCTACGACGGCCGCTCGATCGTCCTCGGGATCGCCGGGCTCTTCGGGGGACCCGGAACGGCCGCCGTGGCAGCGTCGATAGCGGCAGCGTACCGCATGCATCTTGGCGGTGCGGGCACGTGGGCCGGCGTCGCCACCATCGTCGAGTCTGCGGTGCTCGGCGTGGCGCTCTTCTACCACAGGCGGCAAGCCGGGCATCTGTTCTGGTGGGAGCTGCTCGCGCTCGGCATCGCCATCCACGCAGGCATGCTCGCATGCCAGGTGGTGTTCCTTCCATCAGGAAGAGGTCTGGAGATCGCGCCCCGCATCGCGATCCCTGTGCTCACCGTGTATCCCGTCGGCCTGATGCTCGTCGCACGGCTCATGCTCGACGAGGAGGAGCGGCACCAGCGCATCGAGGAGCTGCGTGCTCTGAACGCTACGCTCGAACGGATGGTCGACGAGCGGACAGAAGAGCTGCAAGCAGCGAACGAGGAGCTCGAGCAGACCAACGAGGAGCTGATGCGAGCGCTTGCTGAGATCGACGCCGCAAGCCAGTCCAAGTCTGCATTCCTGCGGGCGATGAGCCACGAGCTGCGTACGCCGCTCAACTCCGTCATCGGATTCGCAGACCTGCTTGCGAGCGGGCTTGCAGGTCCGCTCACAGAAGAGCAGGCCAAGCAGGTCGGGATGATCCGGGACGCCGGACGACATCTCCTCGAACTCGTGAACCAGACGCTCGATTTGGCGCGCATCGAAGCCGGCCGGCTCGACCTCTCGTTCGACGACCTTGACGCCCGAGACCTCGCGACCTCCGTCGTCGAATCGCTCCGCCCTGAGGCGGACGCGAAAGGGCTCGCGGTGCGAACGGAGCTGCCCGATGAGCCCGTCCCCCTTCGCACCGACCCGCTGCGAGCGCGCGAGATCCTCACGAACCTTGTTGCGAACGCCGTCAAGTTCACCGAAACGGGATCGGTGACCGTGACGGTCTCACGAGAGGACGACCGCGTTGCGTTCGCGGTGAGCGACACGGGTCCAGGCATCTCGCCCGAAGACGCGCGACGCATCTTCCTCGAGTTCGTGCAGGGAACGGGCCCCGAAGACCGGCGGGCGATCCCGGGCGCCGGTCTCGGCCTGACGATCTCGAAGCGGCTCGCAGAAGCCTTGGGCGGCACGCTCGAACTGGCGAGCGAGGTCGGCCGCGGCTCGACCTTCACGCTGACGTTGCCGGCGCAACCGCTCGACACGGCAGGCCGGCAACCGTAA
- a CDS encoding citrate/2-methylcitrate synthase produces the protein MTDDLLDTWSALAESHAQVDPRLYPEYDVKRGLRDHNGRGILAGLTQIGDVVGTATEDDHLVPAPGKLYYRGIEIRDLVNGFVESGQHGFEETTYLLLFGDLPRRDQLAEFEDLLSRFRKLPRTFIHNVILSMPSRDTMNALARAVLALYTLDKQADDISTRNVLRQSLHLIAKFPMLAVYAYQAYLHEFHGKSLVIHQPLPELSTAENFLHMLRPDSSFTELEALVLDMTLVLHAEHGGGNNSSFTTHVVSSTGTDTYSSIAASLGSLKGPRHGGANIKVVQMFEDMKREVKDWNDDDAIADYLHRLLEKQAFDRAGLVYGVGHPVYSVSDPRAEVLKVFAERLAIEKGRTDEFVLHAKVEQIAPLIITAKRNAARGVCANVDFYSGFVYEMLGIPVELYTPLFAVSRVTGWCAHRIEELANSKIIRPAYKSVSPIREYVPIDQR, from the coding sequence ATTACCGACGACCTGCTCGATACGTGGAGCGCGCTTGCGGAATCGCACGCGCAGGTCGATCCCCGGCTGTACCCCGAGTACGACGTGAAGCGCGGCTTGCGTGACCACAACGGCCGCGGCATCCTGGCGGGTCTCACGCAGATCGGCGACGTCGTGGGCACCGCGACGGAGGATGATCACCTTGTGCCGGCCCCTGGCAAGCTCTACTACCGCGGCATCGAGATCCGCGACCTTGTGAACGGCTTCGTCGAGAGCGGCCAGCACGGCTTCGAGGAGACGACCTACCTCTTGCTGTTCGGCGACCTGCCGCGCCGCGACCAGCTTGCTGAGTTCGAGGACCTCCTTTCGCGCTTCCGCAAGCTGCCGCGGACCTTCATCCACAACGTGATCCTGAGCATGCCGAGCCGCGACACGATGAACGCGCTCGCGCGCGCCGTGCTCGCGCTGTACACCCTCGACAAGCAGGCCGACGACATCTCGACGCGCAACGTGCTGAGACAGAGCCTGCACCTCATCGCCAAGTTCCCCATGCTCGCCGTATACGCCTACCAGGCCTATCTCCACGAGTTCCACGGCAAGAGCCTCGTCATCCACCAGCCGTTGCCCGAGCTGTCGACTGCTGAGAACTTCTTGCACATGCTACGACCCGATTCGAGCTTCACGGAGCTCGAAGCCCTCGTGCTTGACATGACGCTCGTGCTGCACGCGGAGCATGGTGGCGGCAACAACTCGTCGTTCACCACACATGTCGTCTCATCCACCGGCACTGACACGTACTCGTCGATCGCGGCATCGCTCGGCTCGCTCAAAGGTCCGCGCCACGGTGGCGCGAACATAAAGGTCGTCCAGATGTTCGAGGACATGAAGCGCGAGGTGAAGGACTGGAACGACGACGACGCGATCGCGGACTACCTGCACCGCCTCCTGGAGAAGCAGGCGTTTGACAGAGCCGGCCTCGTGTACGGCGTGGGCCACCCCGTGTACTCGGTCTCGGATCCGCGCGCAGAGGTGCTCAAAGTCTTCGCAGAACGCCTAGCGATAGAGAAGGGCCGCACTGACGAGTTCGTCCTGCACGCGAAGGTCGAGCAGATCGCACCGCTGATCATCACTGCCAAGCGCAACGCTGCTCGGGGCGTCTGCGCGAACGTGGACTTCTACTCCGGCTTCGTGTACGAGATGCTCGGCATACCCGTAGAGCTGTACACGCCGCTGTTCGCCGTCTCGCGCGTCACCGGCTGGTGCGCGCACCGCATCGAGGAGCTTGCGAACAGCAAGATCATCCGGCCCGCGTACAAGTCCGTGTCCCCGATTCGGGAGTACGTGCCGATCGACCAGCGGTAA
- a CDS encoding DegV family protein, with amino-acid sequence MAVRVVTDSASGIGASDLERLSISTVPLHVIVGDRVLTESELQAPDFFESVASLTRLPRTSQPSPEKFAETFRSLIAKGHEVLAVLISAGLSGTLRSAEMAAEVVRSESPDARIAIVDSKSNSMEEGFAVLAAAEAAAKGADLDSCADAAVETTRRTRFLFTPRTLEHLRRGGRISGAAGLLAVALKIAPILTAENGLTSVAGVARSGKGAWRKISSLMQADVEKFGFRRAAVQYFADKVEGMRFMTEVVQPILGRAVPLVPIPAAVGVHVGPAVGVAYETEQPMR; translated from the coding sequence ATGGCTGTGCGCGTCGTGACCGATTCCGCAAGCGGGATAGGTGCGTCGGATCTCGAACGGCTTTCCATCAGCACCGTTCCGCTGCACGTGATCGTCGGCGATCGCGTTCTCACCGAATCCGAGCTTCAGGCCCCAGACTTCTTCGAGAGCGTCGCCTCTCTCACGCGTTTGCCGCGCACGTCGCAGCCCTCGCCTGAGAAGTTCGCGGAGACCTTTCGGTCGCTCATCGCGAAGGGGCACGAGGTGTTGGCCGTGCTCATCTCGGCCGGTCTGAGCGGAACGCTCCGATCGGCAGAGATGGCAGCCGAGGTGGTGCGCTCCGAATCGCCGGACGCACGCATCGCGATAGTCGACAGCAAGTCCAACAGCATGGAAGAGGGGTTCGCAGTGCTGGCCGCTGCCGAGGCCGCAGCAAAGGGAGCCGATCTCGATTCGTGCGCTGATGCCGCCGTCGAGACGACGCGGCGCACGCGGTTCCTGTTCACGCCGCGAACGCTCGAGCACCTGCGCAGGGGCGGGCGCATCTCGGGTGCAGCGGGCCTGCTCGCCGTGGCGCTGAAGATCGCCCCGATCCTCACGGCCGAGAACGGCCTCACGAGCGTTGCGGGTGTCGCACGCAGCGGGAAGGGCGCGTGGCGCAAGATCTCCTCGCTGATGCAGGCAGACGTGGAGAAGTTCGGATTCCGCAGGGCCGCCGTGCAGTACTTCGCAGACAAAGTGGAAGGCATGCGCTTCATGACCGAGGTCGTGCAGCCTATTCTCGGTCGCGCTGTCCCGCTCGTGCCGATACCGGCGGCCGTCGGCGTTCACGTCGGGCCTGCGGTGGGGGTCGCGTACGAGACCGAGCAGCCCATGCGGTAG
- a CDS encoding MFS transporter — translation MLQRPRTLIGRGARAYARTLREAPPNAKRYLLAVALQNVGIGLLGTLFALYVRARGLPSSVVGDVEGALALASGAVCLLLPPLVQIVGYRWLLLGASVAFGLSRLGQALPVGPAAIVALGLAYGLGDGVIRSVGAAFLSENAPAGSRLTMLFTADFALRVTASFLGAVAGGLLPTVLGVWLPETEALRWSVAAAGLVMLASAVPLIGIRENRRTGGRAWRRYAATVRSFRSWRRLLGMALPQGIISFGAGLVMPFVPLFLRTHAGASVAAIGVIQGAASVVMAISTLATPLLVRRFGPIGAIVITQVASLPFMLTIPLARSLAVIAVAMWVRAALMNMAWPVFNQVAVDGVPSQDKPLMLGWINVAWSVSWFAGSVAGGRLAAVSLTVGYYFTAALYLLGALATWALLRSTQLGTAAHDAAGSSN, via the coding sequence GTGTTGCAACGACCTCGCACGCTGATCGGCAGAGGCGCGCGCGCGTACGCCCGCACGCTTCGCGAAGCCCCTCCGAACGCGAAGCGCTACCTTCTCGCGGTGGCGCTCCAGAACGTCGGTATCGGGCTCCTCGGTACGCTCTTCGCGCTGTACGTGCGGGCCCGGGGGCTGCCGTCGTCTGTCGTCGGCGACGTCGAGGGCGCCTTGGCGCTCGCGTCCGGCGCCGTCTGCCTGCTGCTGCCGCCGCTCGTGCAGATCGTCGGCTACCGGTGGCTCCTGCTCGGCGCAAGCGTCGCGTTCGGGCTGTCCCGCCTCGGACAAGCGCTTCCCGTCGGCCCGGCGGCGATCGTCGCGCTCGGGCTCGCGTACGGGCTCGGCGATGGCGTGATCCGCTCGGTGGGAGCGGCCTTCCTCTCCGAGAACGCGCCGGCCGGCTCGCGGCTGACCATGCTGTTCACCGCCGACTTCGCGCTGCGCGTCACCGCCTCCTTTCTCGGAGCGGTCGCGGGCGGGCTGTTGCCGACGGTGCTCGGGGTGTGGCTCCCGGAGACCGAGGCTCTGCGCTGGTCGGTGGCGGCGGCAGGGCTTGTCATGCTGGCCTCAGCGGTTCCCCTGATCGGCATCCGCGAGAACCGCCGCACGGGCGGGCGGGCGTGGCGCCGCTACGCGGCCACGGTGCGTTCGTTCCGCTCGTGGCGCCGGTTGCTCGGCATGGCGCTTCCGCAAGGCATCATCTCGTTCGGCGCAGGGCTCGTCATGCCGTTCGTGCCGCTGTTCTTGCGCACGCACGCTGGTGCGAGCGTGGCAGCCATCGGCGTCATCCAGGGCGCCGCGTCCGTCGTGATGGCGATCTCCACGCTTGCCACACCGCTGCTCGTGCGGCGCTTCGGCCCCATCGGAGCGATCGTCATCACCCAGGTCGCCTCGCTGCCGTTCATGCTCACGATCCCGCTCGCCCGCTCGCTCGCGGTGATCGCCGTCGCGATGTGGGTGCGTGCCGCGCTCATGAACATGGCGTGGCCGGTGTTCAACCAAGTCGCGGTCGACGGCGTCCCCTCGCAGGACAAGCCGCTGATGCTCGGATGGATCAACGTCGCGTGGAGCGTCTCGTGGTTCGCGGGCAGCGTCGCTGGCGGCCGGCTCGCCGCTGTGTCGCTTACCGTCGGGTACTACTTCACCGCAGCGCTGTACCTGCTCGGCGCCCTCGCCACGTGGGCGCTGCTTCGCAGCACGCAGCTGGGGACGGCGGCACACGACGCAGCGGGTTCCTCGAACTAG
- a CDS encoding M20 family metallopeptidase, which yields MIDAVRLAQELVCIDTSHGAELAAAELCGDVLERAGARVQLSPLSPGRANLLASVGDTTRSPLVLVGHLDTVPADPRTWRMDPWSGKEASGALYGRGTADMKSGVAALVIALARSAAAWDEERGVLLILTAGEETGCVGAKHVAKTQRLSMGGPMLVAEPTGLSLACGHKGVLWIRATAHGRSAHGSRPDLGQNAITALARAVTRLEDCGLPGTHPDMGDVTVNVGTFIGGTQINLVPDVAKAEIDVRFVPGIEPSALRDQIARIAGKAVAVEIMDTLPPVYTAPGGPLYSMLVSAVREVIGTVSVRQPLTYFTDASILSSSLRAPETLFFGPGDPDSAHVVDESCPIAEIEAAELVYERLLQAWRSAPQTGPLDDR from the coding sequence ATGATTGACGCAGTCCGGCTGGCCCAAGAACTGGTATGCATAGACACCAGCCACGGGGCAGAGCTAGCTGCTGCTGAGCTATGTGGCGACGTGCTTGAACGGGCAGGCGCCCGTGTGCAGCTCTCGCCTCTATCGCCTGGCCGCGCAAATCTCTTGGCTTCCGTGGGCGACACGACGCGAAGTCCTCTGGTCCTCGTGGGCCATCTCGACACCGTGCCCGCCGACCCGCGCACCTGGAGAATGGACCCCTGGTCTGGCAAAGAAGCGAGCGGCGCTCTGTACGGCAGAGGAACAGCGGACATGAAGAGCGGCGTGGCGGCCCTCGTGATCGCGCTCGCACGTTCGGCAGCGGCTTGGGATGAGGAACGGGGCGTGCTGCTGATTCTGACTGCCGGCGAGGAGACCGGATGCGTTGGGGCCAAGCATGTCGCGAAGACACAACGACTCTCCATGGGAGGCCCGATGCTCGTGGCGGAGCCAACAGGGTTATCGCTTGCATGCGGCCACAAAGGAGTGCTCTGGATTCGCGCTACAGCGCATGGACGCTCAGCGCACGGCTCGCGCCCGGATCTTGGCCAGAATGCGATAACCGCGTTGGCTCGAGCCGTGACAAGGCTAGAAGACTGCGGCTTGCCGGGGACGCATCCGGACATGGGCGACGTCACAGTGAATGTCGGCACTTTCATCGGGGGAACACAAATCAACCTTGTGCCTGATGTAGCCAAGGCTGAGATCGACGTGCGCTTCGTTCCGGGCATAGAACCTTCAGCGTTGCGTGATCAGATCGCTCGCATCGCTGGCAAAGCCGTCGCGGTCGAAATCATGGATACTCTTCCGCCCGTCTACACAGCCCCCGGGGGTCCACTGTACTCGATGCTCGTATCGGCCGTTCGTGAAGTGATCGGGACGGTAAGCGTGCGCCAACCGCTCACCTACTTCACTGATGCGTCGATTCTGTCTTCGAGCCTGCGCGCCCCGGAAACACTCTTCTTCGGCCCAGGTGACCCCGACAGCGCCCACGTCGTCGACGAGTCATGCCCTATTGCAGAGATCGAGGCAGCGGAACTCGTCTACGAGCGACTCTTGCAGGCATGGAGAAGCGCGCCGCAGACCGGCCCCTTGGACGACAGATAA